Proteins encoded together in one Prunus dulcis chromosome 3, ALMONDv2, whole genome shotgun sequence window:
- the LOC117621505 gene encoding heat stress transcription factor A-4c-like isoform X1, giving the protein MEGTQGGSNAPAPFLTKTYDLVDDPSSNHVVSWSETGCSFVVWDPTEFAKEMLPMYFKHNNFSSFVRQLNTYGFRKIDPEQWEFANEEFLRGGRHLLKKIHRRKPIHSHSMQNHEYSSVPLSETEREEYEKKINRLNHDKSLLELELQRHQRENQEFDYQIQILQEQLQKMEHQQKQYTTFLAQLLQKPGLASILMQKSEIHNKKRRLLTSSHFPDDFKMEILNLNTLNENLGTISTPIIKLDQLEKMESSFNFWEDFLHGIGEAMPEEVNDIGSLSQASPIIVTEIQDPGMNSRPCSPRSRLSSPNSMNVSSPEVVGSANFLDILAITSTCHNVDFRPKSSGIDMNSKPDSAPAAEALKEMVQEMKNAEPAAANDMFWEQCLTETPGLDDAQEVQSERGDSDGGVSDTNPAIQKKLWWNTDVDNFTNQIGRLTPAS; this is encoded by the exons ATGGAGGGGACTCAAGGTGGTTCTAATGCACCAGCGCCTTTTCTTACAAAAACATATGACTTGGTGGATGACCCCTCATCCAACCACGTTGTGTCTTGGAGTGAAACTGGTTGTAGTTTCGTGGTTTGGGATCCCACAGAGTTCGCCAAAGAAATGCTTCCCATGTATTTCAAACACAACAACTTTTCAAGCTTCGTGAGGCAGCTGAATACATAT GGGTTTAGGAAGATTGATCCTGAACAATGGGAGTTTGCAAATGAGGAATTCTTAAGAGGAGGAAGACATCTGCTGAAGAAAATTCACCGCCGCAAGCCAATTCATAGTCATTCGATGCAGAATCATGAGTATTCTTCAGTTCCTTTAAGTGAGACAGAAAGAGAAGaatatgagaagaaaatcaatAGACTGAATCATGATAAAAGCTTGCTTGAGTTagagctacaaaggcatcaaAGAGAGAATCAAGAGTTTGACTATCAAATACAGATATTACAAGAACAACTGCAGAAAATGGAACATCAGCAGAAACAGTATACAACCTTCTTGGCTCAACTACTGCAGAAACCAGGATTAGCTTCTATACTTATGCAAAAATCAGAAATCCAtaacaaaaagagaagattGTTGACATCTAGCCACTTTCCTGATGATTTCAAGatggaaattttgaatttgaatactCTGAACGAAAACCTGGGTACAATTTCAACTCCCATAATAAAGTTGGACCAGCTTGAGAAGATGGAGTCTTCCTTCAACTTTTGGGAAGATTTTCTACATGGGATCGGGGAAGCAATGCCTGAAGAAGTAAATGATATTGGCTCGTTATCTCAGGCCTCTCCCATCATTGTTACAGAAATACAAGACCCTGGCATGAATAGCAGGCCTTGCTCACCTAGATCGCGTTTATCTTCGCCAAATTCAATGAATGTTTCATCCCCAGAGGTGGTTGGGTCTGCAAATTTTCTTGACATCCTTGCTATAACATCAACATGCCACAATGTTGATTTCAGGCCAAAATCTTCAGGGATTGATATGAACTCTAAGCCCGATAGTGCTCCTGCGGCTGAGGCCTTGAAAGAAATGGTACAGGAAATGAAAAATGCCGAGCCTGCAGCGGCGAATGATATGTTTTGGGAACAATGCCTGACAGAGACCCCTGGTTTAGATGATGCGCAGGAAGTACAGTCAGAAAGAGGGGATAGTGATGGCGGAGTGAGCGATACCAATCCAGCTATTCAGAAAAAGCTTTGGTGGAACACAGATGTAGATAACTTCACAAACCAAATAGGGCGCCTCACTCCAGCTAGTTGA
- the LOC117621505 gene encoding heat stress transcription factor A-4b-like isoform X2, which produces MVGPHWKGFQDMLPCWGRISEGFRKIDPEQWEFANEEFLRGGRHLLKKIHRRKPIHSHSMQNHEYSSVPLSETEREEYEKKINRLNHDKSLLELELQRHQRENQEFDYQIQILQEQLQKMEHQQKQYTTFLAQLLQKPGLASILMQKSEIHNKKRRLLTSSHFPDDFKMEILNLNTLNENLGTISTPIIKLDQLEKMESSFNFWEDFLHGIGEAMPEEVNDIGSLSQASPIIVTEIQDPGMNSRPCSPRSRLSSPNSMNVSSPEVVGSANFLDILAITSTCHNVDFRPKSSGIDMNSKPDSAPAAEALKEMVQEMKNAEPAAANDMFWEQCLTETPGLDDAQEVQSERGDSDGGVSDTNPAIQKKLWWNTDVDNFTNQIGRLTPAS; this is translated from the exons ATGGTTGGGCCTCACTGGAAAGGTTTTCAAGACATGCTACCATGTTGGGGCCGGATTTCTGAG GGGTTTAGGAAGATTGATCCTGAACAATGGGAGTTTGCAAATGAGGAATTCTTAAGAGGAGGAAGACATCTGCTGAAGAAAATTCACCGCCGCAAGCCAATTCATAGTCATTCGATGCAGAATCATGAGTATTCTTCAGTTCCTTTAAGTGAGACAGAAAGAGAAGaatatgagaagaaaatcaatAGACTGAATCATGATAAAAGCTTGCTTGAGTTagagctacaaaggcatcaaAGAGAGAATCAAGAGTTTGACTATCAAATACAGATATTACAAGAACAACTGCAGAAAATGGAACATCAGCAGAAACAGTATACAACCTTCTTGGCTCAACTACTGCAGAAACCAGGATTAGCTTCTATACTTATGCAAAAATCAGAAATCCAtaacaaaaagagaagattGTTGACATCTAGCCACTTTCCTGATGATTTCAAGatggaaattttgaatttgaatactCTGAACGAAAACCTGGGTACAATTTCAACTCCCATAATAAAGTTGGACCAGCTTGAGAAGATGGAGTCTTCCTTCAACTTTTGGGAAGATTTTCTACATGGGATCGGGGAAGCAATGCCTGAAGAAGTAAATGATATTGGCTCGTTATCTCAGGCCTCTCCCATCATTGTTACAGAAATACAAGACCCTGGCATGAATAGCAGGCCTTGCTCACCTAGATCGCGTTTATCTTCGCCAAATTCAATGAATGTTTCATCCCCAGAGGTGGTTGGGTCTGCAAATTTTCTTGACATCCTTGCTATAACATCAACATGCCACAATGTTGATTTCAGGCCAAAATCTTCAGGGATTGATATGAACTCTAAGCCCGATAGTGCTCCTGCGGCTGAGGCCTTGAAAGAAATGGTACAGGAAATGAAAAATGCCGAGCCTGCAGCGGCGAATGATATGTTTTGGGAACAATGCCTGACAGAGACCCCTGGTTTAGATGATGCGCAGGAAGTACAGTCAGAAAGAGGGGATAGTGATGGCGGAGTGAGCGATACCAATCCAGCTATTCAGAAAAAGCTTTGGTGGAACACAGATGTAGATAACTTCACAAACCAAATAGGGCGCCTCACTCCAGCTAGTTGA